DNA from Mesorhizobium sp. DCY119:
TACGACATGATGTTCGGCAAGCGCCATGCCGCACCGGAATTCTTCCCCGAGACGACGGGCAAGCCGGTGCCTGCGATCTGAGACTGACGGCGGCGGCAGCAATTCCAGGAAAAGCGCGCTGCGGTTTTCCGTCGGGAATTGCGTGAAGAAAACCGTCAGTTCGTGACGTAAAGGTCCGTAATCGCATAAGCGATGTTGTCGAAGGCGGCCTTGAGCTGGGTGGCATCCTTAGTCGGATAGTAGTTCGCCGGCGTCGAGGCGCAGCCGCTGTAGAGCTTGCGGTTTGCAGCCGTGTCGGCACCCAGAACGACGGTGAACACTTTGACGCCCTGGTTCTTCAGGCGCGTGCACATGGCGTCCGTCCAGGTGTTGACGTTGGTCAAGGCAACAGCCCTGGTCGAGGTGCTCATGCGATTGGTGTCGAAATATCCGTAAGCGCCGTAGTCGGACTGATTGGCCAGTTCGCTGGATGCGCCGAAAACGTTGTTCTCGCCATCGGTGAACACCACCACGACCTTGGACGTCTGGTCCGAATTGAAAGCGTCACCCTGGTCATAGGGCTCGCCTGGCGACAGGACGCGATAGCCCCACGCCAGTCCCTCGGACACGTTCGTTCCCGAACCATACCAGTAGACCATCTTGCTGATATCGGTCTTGAGGCTTTCAAGATCGGTAGTCAGCGGCGCGATCGGTGTCGGACAGGCATAGTTCGGTCCGGTCGTTGCCGGAGCCGCTGTGTTGATCACCGCAGTACTCTTGATGCTGGTATTGGAGTATTTAGCCACAGCCATTTGCTGCGTCTTTTGCGCCGCCTTCGTCGATGCTTTGTTGCCGTCGCTCAGGTAGCTATTATTGAACGCTGTGGCGCTGTTAGGGGTACCCTTTGCAGCACCGGGTTCGTCAGGCGCAAAATAGGGCACGAACACGGTCTCGGGTTTTACGTTACCCGTTTGATCGGCCGCGGTGTAGACCAGCTTCGCCGGAGGCGTGTCGTCGAGATTTAAAGCGTCAGTGATCAGGTTTGGAGTGCCGTCCGCATTGAACTTTGAAGTGCGGGCTTCCACGCAGCCTTTCCATGTCACACCCAGCCTGTTGAAAAGTTCCCAGTGGCCGTAACGTCGCTTGTCGGAAGCAGAAATAGTCTCGAAATTCACGCCGTTCGTGCTCTTGTCGTTCACAGGAATGATCGTCCGCTTGTCGATCCAGTCTTCCTTGAAGCCTACGCCCTTGATGTTCACCGCCGTCACGAACGGCACCAGCGCCACGCGGATTTCGCGCTCGGGCTTTTCCGTCTTGGCCTGCTTGAGAATGTCGACGAGCTGCGTTGCGCCCTCGCGCAGGGCCTTCATATTGGCGTCGCCCATCGAGCCGGTGTTGTCGAGCACCATCGCCACTTCCAGCTTCGCCGTCGATTCGTAAGCGCTGGCCTTGACGGAGAGATGCCCGTTCTTGCCGAAGACGAAGCTGAAATTAAGAGCCACATCGGCCGTGGCCGTCGCAGTGGTCTTGATGTAGTTGACGCCCTGCTCCACCGTCAGATGAGCAGATGGGTTGACGAGGTTGCCCTGGCCGCTTGTGTTGGCCTTGAAATAGCCGTCGAAAAGATCGTCGCGCGATGTCGACTTGTCGGCCAGCCGGGAAGCGGCGAGCACTGCCGAATCGAGCGCGTTCTGCAGATTGGATTTGGCCGTCATCAGGTTGGAGACGTCGAGCGCAAAGCCGACGCCGGTTAGCATGACGGGCAGCGACACGGCAAACATCATGGCGAAGTTGCCGCTGGTCGAGCGCCAGAACCGCGTGACGAGCATTTAAATGTACCCCCGGATTGCCCTATTACCGCGATTTCTGGGTGAACACAGTGAAGAGATCGTTGATTTCCGGGGTACCCTTGCCCGCAATTTCGCGCGGTGGTTAAGGATGCGTTGGCAGAGCGCGCGCAATTTTCTGCGTCGGATGCCTCGAGCCTGAAGACCGGGCCAGATCGGCGATCGGGCCCTACCCTTGCCTTCCAGCCAGAATGCTGTATAGACGCCCGCAATCTGCCGGTCCCAGCTGGGGGCTGAACGGAGGGCCGGAGGTTTTCCGCAAGGAAGCCGCCGTGTGAAGCAAAAAGTGCTTCCGCCTCCCGTGTCTCCGCTCTCGACCGTCTCGTCATGCTCCTTTCTTCTCCTGAGGTGGCCAACAGGCCCTCGAAGGATCAAGAGAAGTTGCAGAGGCTTTAGCCGCCGGGAACCGGACAGGGAAACGAAGAAA
Protein-coding regions in this window:
- a CDS encoding pilus assembly protein; its protein translation is MLVTRFWRSTSGNFAMMFAVSLPVMLTGVGFALDVSNLMTAKSNLQNALDSAVLAASRLADKSTSRDDLFDGYFKANTSGQGNLVNPSAHLTVEQGVNYIKTTATATADVALNFSFVFGKNGHLSVKASAYESTAKLEVAMVLDNTGSMGDANMKALREGATQLVDILKQAKTEKPEREIRVALVPFVTAVNIKGVGFKEDWIDKRTIIPVNDKSTNGVNFETISASDKRRYGHWELFNRLGVTWKGCVEARTSKFNADGTPNLITDALNLDDTPPAKLVYTAADQTGNVKPETVFVPYFAPDEPGAAKGTPNSATAFNNSYLSDGNKASTKAAQKTQQMAVAKYSNTSIKSTAVINTAAPATTGPNYACPTPIAPLTTDLESLKTDISKMVYWYGSGTNVSEGLAWGYRVLSPGEPYDQGDAFNSDQTSKVVVVFTDGENNVFGASSELANQSDYGAYGYFDTNRMSTSTRAVALTNVNTWTDAMCTRLKNQGVKVFTVVLGADTAANRKLYSGCASTPANYYPTKDATQLKAAFDNIAYAITDLYVTN